One Synergistota bacterium genomic window, TGGGGATCGGGTTTTATAAGCGCTTTTGTTGATAATATTCCTTATACTGCTGCCATGCTTTACTTTGTTGATGACCTTATAAAGCATGCTCATTTTTCTTCGGCTTTCTGGTGGGTGCTTGCTTTGGGAACCTGTCTTGGAGGAAACGGAACGCTTATAGGAGCATCTCCGAACATAGTCGTGGCGGAGATAGCTAAAAAGAGCGGTTATAAGATCACTTTTACTGACTTCCTTAAGATAGGAATGTTTACGATGATTCTCTGTATGGTGATATCCAGCATATATGTTGCCCTGAGGTACTTTATGTAAAGGGGATGAGATAGAATGAGCCTTAATGAGCTTATATCTGTATCCGTATTCATTTTTACGCTCCTCGTTATAACGCTGGAAAAGGTAAGAAGGGAGATCGCGGCTCTCTTAGGTGGGGGAATAGTTATAGCTCTCGGGGTTTTTCCCCAGAAAGAAGCTTTCCACTATATAGATCTTAATACCATAGGTCTTCTGCTTGGAATGATGCTCGTTGCGGGAGTTTTGAAAGAAACCGGCTTATTTGAGTATCTTGCCATTAAAGCAATAAAGCTTGGAAGGGGAAATGCTTGGGCTATATTAATGACTTTAAGCTGGGCTACTGCTGTGGTCTCCGCTCTCGTTGATAACGTGACTACCGTGCTTCTTATAGCGCCTATAGCTCTCTCGATAGCAGAGATAATGAAAATAGATCCTCTGCCGTATCTATATTCCATAGTTTTCGCTTCCAATATAGGAGGGACTGCTACTTTAATAGGTGATCCCCCAAACATAATAATAGGAAGCTTTGCGGGGCTATCTTTCACCGATTTTTTATTTAATCTAACTCCGATCGTCCTCGTAATAATGCTTTTGCTTCCCTTAAGCATAAGGATATTCTTTGGTAAGATTTCCATACCGCACGAAAGTTGGAATGTTGTATCGCGAATAGAGGAGACTAATCTTATAAAAGATACGAAATTTCTGAAGTATAAGGTAGCCATCCTTTTGGGAATAATAGTGGCGTTCTGCTTTCACAGCGTAATGGGACTTGAGGCGGCTACCATAGCTGTTCTCGGAGGCATGGTTATGCTTATCTTTTGCGGTAAAGAAGCTGAGAGGATAATAA contains:
- a CDS encoding ArsB/NhaD family transporter, whose protein sequence is MSLNELISVSVFIFTLLVITLEKVRREIAALLGGGIVIALGVFPQKEAFHYIDLNTIGLLLGMMLVAGVLKETGLFEYLAIKAIKLGRGNAWAILMTLSWATAVVSALVDNVTTVLLIAPIALSIAEIMKIDPLPYLYSIVFASNIGGTATLIGDPPNIIIGSFAGLSFTDFLFNLTPIVLVIMLLLPLSIRIFFGKISIPHESWNVVSRIEETNLIKDTKFLKYKVAILLGIIVAFCFHSVMGLEAATIAVLGGMVMLIFCGKEAERIIRESVELPTLLFFAGFFIIVGALDYSGVIRRLGSAFISLVGNKQFFAANVLLWGSGFASAFIDNIPYTATMVYFVNDLIHTAHFSSAFWWVLALGACLGGNGTLIGASANIVVASIADRAGYRIRFLDFLKVGMFTMVLSLILS